The following coding sequences are from one Halomicrobium zhouii window:
- a CDS encoding mechanosensitive ion channel family protein: MPPGRSIGAFLGQVTATPTGTPTGTSNGTATETPESPVPVELFPDWFPVWGQNLVSAIVVIALAYLVSRLIVRLFGRRIARRFERPSLTRTVIRGIRFAVFLFAFLTILRIYGLGLGNIAIQVGVFTAVLGVVLAPIVGSVISGFFLLADQPYEIGDMIELSDTGQTGFVEDITLRYTKIFTLDNTFLVIPNGTMRERDVINYSAEDARTRLELPVLVTYESDIPQARKLIQTAARQVDVVIEGGPDIRVGAARYPAAPTCYIDEFGDHGILLTLRYWIEQPYKLLATRSKVQTNVWEALADANVEIAYPHSHLYFDETSGQLGLGMDELSRNGPTGSSTMAHDVDGIDTPDGDEGTDDAS, translated from the coding sequence ATGCCACCGGGACGGAGTATCGGGGCCTTCCTCGGACAGGTGACCGCGACGCCGACGGGGACGCCGACCGGCACGTCCAACGGGACGGCGACCGAAACCCCGGAGTCGCCCGTCCCGGTCGAACTGTTCCCGGACTGGTTTCCGGTCTGGGGCCAGAATCTGGTATCTGCAATCGTCGTCATCGCGCTCGCGTACCTGGTCAGCAGGTTAATCGTAAGACTGTTCGGTCGTCGGATCGCCCGCCGGTTCGAACGTCCCAGTCTCACCCGGACTGTAATCCGCGGTATTCGGTTCGCGGTCTTCCTCTTCGCGTTCCTGACGATACTCCGCATCTACGGGCTGGGACTCGGCAACATCGCCATCCAGGTTGGGGTGTTCACCGCCGTGCTCGGTGTCGTGCTCGCTCCCATCGTGGGCTCTGTCATCAGCGGATTCTTCCTGCTGGCCGACCAGCCCTACGAGATCGGTGACATGATCGAACTGAGCGACACGGGCCAGACGGGATTCGTCGAGGACATCACGCTCCGGTACACCAAGATATTCACGCTCGACAACACCTTCCTGGTGATCCCGAACGGAACGATGCGCGAGCGGGACGTGATCAACTACTCCGCCGAGGACGCCCGCACGCGACTCGAGTTACCGGTGCTGGTCACCTACGAGAGCGACATCCCCCAGGCGAGGAAGCTGATCCAGACCGCCGCGCGGCAGGTCGACGTGGTCATCGAGGGCGGGCCTGACATCCGCGTCGGCGCGGCGCGTTACCCGGCGGCGCCGACCTGCTACATCGACGAGTTCGGCGACCACGGCATCCTCCTCACGCTCCGGTACTGGATCGAACAGCCCTACAAACTGCTGGCGACGCGCTCGAAGGTCCAGACGAACGTCTGGGAGGCCCTCGCCGACGCCAACGTCGAGATCGCCTACCCCCACTCGCACCTCTACTTCGACGAGACGAGCGGGCAACTCGGTCTCGGGATGGACGAACTGTCGCGCAACGGCCCGACCGGCTCCTCGACGATGGCCCACGACGTCGACGGGATCGACACACCGGACGGGGACGAGGGAACGGACGACGCGAGCTGA
- a CDS encoding universal stress protein — translation MTQVVVPVRYPLTKHSRATLAEGIRVAEEREANLSILHVNLYQEGRGITRRQLKEAVQEAFGHLPRTRYVVRSGLLVEETILEEIAAQKADVVVIGKKQAGRWRAMIRRLVDDADVERFLHEEVDCEVVTASAD, via the coding sequence ATGACACAGGTGGTCGTTCCCGTCCGGTATCCACTGACTAAGCACTCGCGCGCGACGCTCGCAGAGGGCATCCGCGTGGCCGAGGAGCGCGAGGCCAACCTCTCTATTCTCCACGTCAACCTCTACCAGGAGGGCCGGGGTATCACGCGTCGGCAACTGAAAGAAGCCGTCCAGGAGGCGTTCGGCCACCTCCCCAGGACCCGCTACGTCGTCCGATCCGGGCTGCTCGTCGAGGAGACCATCCTCGAAGAGATCGCCGCCCAGAAGGCCGACGTCGTCGTCATCGGGAAGAAGCAGGCCGGTCGGTGGCGCGCGATGATCCGCCGTCTCGTCGACGACGCCGACGTCGAGCGGTTCCTCCACGAGGAAGTCGACTGTGAGGTCGTCACCGCGTCCGCCGACTAG
- a CDS encoding bifunctional metallophosphatase/5'-nucleotidase: MPPSLVHYSDVENAYDDPGNAGRLAGTIDALRGDATVVCGTGDNTAPGVLSMVTEGRQSLPFYDAVGPDFETFGNHDFDHGVDAIREIVADSPQTWLTANVVDGDGTRFLADETAPWALQAVDGTTVGFVGVTDPKTTAYVPETGSLEFLDPTVPVQQAAEALRERGAEWVVVLSHLGRLDETLAAETDVDVILGGHVHSEIVERLDETLLTRPGVNGEIVYEIDLGESPTVTRHEVEDGPRHDGVAETMAELREEADLDEVVDHVSDPILRTESTAFRGESRIGNFVADAYRWAAEADVGLQNSGGIREGPPLAGDVTVADLVSVVPFDEPVAVAELTGTELRTVIRQCSGANISFGESDWWNGHLSGLSVVWDRSDGEISSLNVDGSPVEDDATYSVATADFLFHTSEEFPVLDETHRTGTLDTQFRVMAEYARAQGIDPEVEDRIVYR, encoded by the coding sequence ATGCCGCCCTCCCTCGTCCACTACTCCGACGTCGAGAACGCCTACGACGACCCGGGGAACGCGGGCCGCCTCGCCGGCACCATCGACGCCCTCCGCGGCGACGCCACCGTCGTCTGCGGGACGGGCGACAACACCGCACCGGGCGTCCTCTCCATGGTCACCGAGGGTCGCCAGTCGCTCCCGTTCTACGACGCCGTGGGGCCCGATTTCGAGACGTTCGGGAATCACGACTTCGACCACGGCGTCGACGCTATCCGGGAAATCGTCGCCGATTCGCCACAGACGTGGTTGACCGCGAACGTCGTCGACGGCGACGGCACGCGGTTCCTCGCTGACGAGACAGCGCCCTGGGCGCTCCAGGCCGTCGACGGCACGACGGTCGGGTTCGTCGGCGTCACCGACCCGAAGACGACCGCCTACGTCCCCGAGACTGGATCCCTCGAATTTCTCGACCCGACCGTCCCCGTCCAGCAGGCCGCCGAGGCGCTCAGGGAACGCGGCGCCGAGTGGGTCGTCGTCCTCTCCCACCTCGGCAGACTCGACGAGACGCTCGCGGCCGAGACGGACGTCGACGTCATCCTCGGGGGCCACGTCCACAGCGAAATCGTCGAACGCCTCGACGAGACGCTGCTCACCCGTCCCGGTGTCAACGGAGAAATCGTCTACGAGATCGATCTCGGCGAGTCGCCGACCGTCACCCGTCACGAGGTCGAGGACGGTCCGCGGCACGACGGCGTCGCCGAGACGATGGCCGAACTGCGCGAGGAGGCCGATCTGGACGAGGTCGTCGATCACGTCAGCGACCCGATCCTGCGAACCGAGTCGACGGCGTTTCGCGGCGAGAGTCGCATCGGAAACTTCGTCGCCGACGCGTACCGGTGGGCCGCGGAGGCGGACGTCGGGCTACAGAACAGCGGCGGAATCAGGGAAGGCCCACCCCTGGCTGGGGACGTCACCGTGGCCGACCTCGTCTCCGTCGTCCCCTTCGACGAACCCGTCGCCGTCGCGGAGCTGACGGGCACGGAGCTTCGGACGGTGATCCGGCAGTGCAGCGGGGCGAACATCAGCTTCGGTGAGTCCGACTGGTGGAACGGTCACCTGAGCGGGCTATCGGTCGTCTGGGACCGGTCCGACGGCGAGATATCGTCTCTCAACGTCGACGGGTCACCCGTCGAGGACGACGCGACGTACTCCGTCGCCACCGCCGACTTCCTCTTTCACACCAGCGAGGAGTTCCCCGTCCTCGACGAGACCCACCGGACCGGGACGCTCGACACCCAGTTCCGGGTCATGGCGGAGTACGCCCGCGCCCAGGGGATCGACCCCGAGGTCGAGGACCGAATCGTCTACCGGTAG
- a CDS encoding DUF5816 domain-containing protein translates to MEERDGPDGRQLYVDREQRERGSKGPFFVAFGDPDRESRWGYFCDNCQTFNNAMDAMGRIQCNVCSNVRKPDEWDAAHE, encoded by the coding sequence ATGGAGGAACGCGACGGCCCAGACGGCCGGCAACTCTACGTCGACCGGGAGCAACGCGAACGCGGATCCAAGGGGCCGTTCTTCGTCGCCTTCGGCGACCCGGACCGGGAATCGCGCTGGGGATACTTCTGCGACAACTGTCAGACGTTCAATAACGCCATGGACGCCATGGGCCGCATCCAGTGTAACGTCTGTAGCAACGTCCGCAAGCCCGACGAGTGGGACGCCGCCCACGAGTAG
- a CDS encoding DUF7116 family protein, with the protein MGAVTTSLASQAESIFDDLGYSVSHHDTELLAERKWRVVHVTLSYPEEVPSDGDFRCFVTRSEEATSTSRRVAMADPDYEWAVIGVDDDGEYEVRERSHAT; encoded by the coding sequence ATGGGGGCTGTTACCACCTCACTGGCGTCGCAGGCCGAGTCGATCTTCGACGACCTCGGGTACAGCGTGTCTCACCACGATACGGAACTTCTCGCCGAGCGCAAGTGGCGCGTCGTCCACGTGACTCTCTCTTATCCGGAGGAGGTCCCCTCCGACGGCGACTTCCGGTGTTTCGTCACCCGGTCCGAGGAGGCCACGTCCACCAGCAGACGGGTCGCGATGGCCGATCCCGACTACGAGTGGGCCGTCATCGGCGTCGACGACGACGGCGAGTACGAGGTGCGAGAGCGGTCCCACGCCACGTGA
- a CDS encoding mechanosensitive ion channel domain-containing protein: MVKSAVTQAFETFVADVVAAIPRLLTGLVFLVLGAIAIKVLMTVVRYFLRRAFPGESPVYRQFVATVVAAFLWFAVGLSFLSLVGLTVIAGALGTATGFLALGVSYALSGMLADAVAGVYLLRDPDFEPGDTVTVDDVTGEVVAIELRKTRLLVEGDTVVRANEAIEQEWRKDGHPAG, from the coding sequence ATGGTCAAGTCCGCCGTCACGCAGGCGTTCGAGACGTTCGTCGCCGACGTCGTCGCGGCTATCCCGCGACTTCTCACCGGCCTCGTCTTCCTCGTCCTCGGCGCGATAGCGATCAAGGTCCTGATGACCGTCGTGCGGTACTTCCTGCGGCGGGCCTTCCCCGGCGAGTCGCCCGTCTATCGGCAGTTCGTCGCGACCGTCGTCGCGGCGTTCCTCTGGTTCGCCGTCGGCCTCTCGTTCCTCTCGCTCGTCGGCCTCACCGTCATCGCCGGGGCGCTGGGGACGGCGACCGGATTCCTGGCGCTGGGCGTCTCCTACGCGCTCTCCGGGATGCTCGCCGACGCCGTCGCCGGCGTCTACCTCCTGCGAGACCCGGACTTCGAACCGGGCGACACCGTCACCGTCGACGACGTCACCGGCGAGGTGGTCGCCATCGAACTCCGGAAGACGCGACTCCTCGTCGAGGGCGACACGGTCGTCCGCGCGAACGAGGCCATCGAACAGGAGTGGCGCAAGGACGGCCACCCGGCGGGCTAA
- a CDS encoding metal-dependent hydrolase: MFVGHALLAFALVATVARWRGWEPERAIQVGVVAGLFATAPDLDILYGPVGLVGGVSGVMSAAETFWSTGNVTHRGPTHSMVVGLFAAGAFAVWARGSVPARAVAIVVLGGIVTTVGAFSGGLAAIVTALFLAGGLLVCVLGDRWEFGPRSVGLAALAGLLTHPLGDLFTGEPPQLLYPLDVTLLSERIVLHPDPTLNLLAAFAVELAVVWLAIYVAFSLQNRDVRTYVDRRAVLGLAYGGLALLLPAPTLETSYHFVFTVLAFGFVAFPRRRVRRVDAPRVFCTALAVVTCAGLAYASAYVVF; the protein is encoded by the coding sequence ATGTTCGTGGGGCACGCGCTCCTCGCGTTCGCCCTCGTCGCGACGGTCGCTCGATGGCGGGGCTGGGAGCCAGAACGGGCGATACAGGTCGGCGTCGTAGCCGGTCTCTTCGCGACGGCCCCCGACCTCGACATTCTCTACGGCCCCGTCGGCCTCGTCGGCGGCGTCTCCGGCGTCATGAGCGCTGCCGAGACGTTCTGGTCGACCGGCAACGTCACGCACCGCGGACCGACCCACTCGATGGTCGTCGGGCTGTTTGCGGCAGGTGCGTTCGCGGTGTGGGCTCGTGGGTCCGTTCCGGCACGCGCGGTCGCGATCGTCGTCCTCGGTGGTATCGTCACCACGGTTGGGGCCTTCAGCGGCGGCCTGGCGGCGATCGTGACTGCCCTGTTCCTCGCCGGCGGCCTCCTCGTCTGCGTTCTCGGCGACCGCTGGGAGTTCGGTCCCAGGTCCGTGGGGCTCGCGGCGCTCGCGGGCTTGCTAACCCATCCCCTCGGGGACCTCTTCACCGGCGAACCGCCGCAGTTACTGTACCCGCTCGACGTCACGCTCCTTAGTGAGCGGATCGTCTTGCACCCCGACCCGACGCTCAACCTGCTCGCCGCCTTCGCCGTCGAACTGGCCGTCGTCTGGCTCGCCATCTACGTCGCCTTCTCACTGCAAAACAGGGACGTCCGGACGTACGTCGACCGGCGCGCCGTGCTCGGCCTGGCGTACGGGGGCCTCGCTCTGTTGCTCCCCGCGCCGACGCTGGAGACGTCGTATCACTTCGTCTTCACGGTGCTCGCGTTCGGCTTCGTGGCCTTCCCCCGACGGCGCGTCCGCCGAGTCGACGCGCCGCGCGTCTTCTGTACGGCACTCGCCGTCGTGACCTGTGCCGGGCTCGCGTACGCGAGCGCCTACGTCGTGTTCTGA
- a CDS encoding dodecin: protein MVFKKISLTGTSPDSFDDAVDDAVSRAEETLDNLKWAEVEEMGVEIANAEQGRQYQAEVMVAFELEE, encoded by the coding sequence ATGGTCTTCAAGAAGATATCACTCACCGGCACGAGTCCCGACAGCTTCGACGACGCGGTCGACGACGCCGTCTCGCGGGCCGAAGAGACCCTCGACAACCTGAAGTGGGCCGAAGTCGAGGAGATGGGCGTCGAGATCGCCAACGCCGAACAGGGTCGTCAGTACCAGGCGGAAGTGATGGTCGCGTTCGAACTGGAAGAGTAG
- a CDS encoding HesB/IscA family protein, whose translation MSSTAEPDPDATRIDVTEPAADEAIDLMEGEEMDLEEAGLRLFVQQGGCAGLSYGMRFELEPEDDDQVFEHKGLRVFVDQSSLKYIGGSVLDFEGGLQGEGFHVRNPNVESECGCGESFRT comes from the coding sequence ATGAGCAGTACCGCCGAACCGGATCCGGACGCGACGCGGATCGACGTGACCGAACCCGCCGCCGACGAGGCCATCGACCTGATGGAGGGCGAGGAGATGGACCTCGAGGAGGCCGGGCTCCGCCTGTTCGTCCAGCAGGGGGGCTGTGCCGGGCTCTCCTACGGCATGCGATTCGAACTCGAACCGGAAGACGACGACCAGGTGTTCGAACACAAGGGGCTGCGCGTGTTCGTCGACCAGTCGAGTCTCAAATACATCGGGGGCTCGGTCCTCGACTTCGAGGGCGGGCTCCAGGGCGAGGGGTTCCACGTGCGCAACCCGAACGTCGAGAGCGAGTGCGGTTGCGGCGAGTCGTTCCGGACCTGA
- the hisD gene encoding histidinol dehydrogenase has protein sequence MNVRSVADLGPDERSALFERDAGVEAVRDDVRDIVERVRQEGDVALREFSEEFDGVTVGNLDVSDAAERSYEQIDGETRRAIETAAENIRDFHEAQLPEDWRDEFDGRTLGRRFAPIESAGIYAPGGTAAYPSSVLMGVVPARVAGVEHVAVATPPAEKINPVTLAAIHVADADAVYQVGGAQAIAALAYGTETVTAVDKVVGPGNRWVTAAKAEVRGDVAIDFLAGPSEILVVADETADPELAAADLVAQAEHDEAASVVAVTDDESQADAIAAAVEEQATGREREDVIRAALDGDVSGVLVARSMSEAVLFAEEYAPEHLSILAEDDEELLDRIPSAGSAFLGPYSPVAAGDYASGPNHVLPTGGGARVVGGLSVDTFLRSTTVQRISEDGLADLSDTITTLAEAEGLEAHAESVRKRFEE, from the coding sequence ATGAACGTCCGAAGCGTCGCCGATCTGGGGCCCGACGAGCGGAGCGCGCTGTTCGAACGCGACGCCGGGGTCGAGGCCGTCCGCGACGACGTCCGCGACATCGTCGAGCGCGTCCGCCAGGAGGGCGACGTCGCCCTGCGCGAGTTCTCCGAGGAGTTCGACGGCGTCACCGTCGGGAACCTCGACGTGAGCGACGCCGCCGAACGCTCGTACGAGCAGATAGACGGGGAGACGCGACGGGCCATCGAGACCGCCGCGGAGAACATCCGGGACTTCCACGAGGCGCAACTCCCCGAAGACTGGCGAGACGAGTTCGACGGGCGCACGCTCGGGCGACGCTTCGCCCCCATCGAGAGCGCCGGCATCTACGCACCCGGCGGGACTGCCGCCTACCCCTCGAGCGTACTGATGGGCGTCGTCCCGGCCAGGGTCGCGGGCGTCGAACACGTCGCCGTCGCGACGCCGCCGGCCGAGAAGATCAATCCAGTCACGCTGGCCGCCATCCACGTCGCCGACGCGGACGCCGTCTACCAGGTCGGCGGCGCCCAGGCGATCGCGGCGCTGGCGTACGGCACCGAGACGGTCACAGCAGTCGACAAGGTCGTCGGCCCGGGCAACCGGTGGGTGACCGCGGCGAAAGCCGAGGTTCGAGGCGACGTCGCCATCGACTTCCTCGCCGGTCCCTCCGAGATTCTCGTCGTCGCCGACGAGACGGCCGACCCGGAACTCGCGGCGGCGGACCTGGTCGCCCAGGCCGAACACGACGAGGCCGCCTCCGTCGTCGCGGTGACCGACGACGAGTCACAGGCCGACGCCATCGCCGCCGCCGTCGAGGAGCAGGCGACCGGGCGCGAGCGCGAGGACGTGATCCGCGCCGCGCTCGACGGCGACGTCTCCGGCGTCCTGGTGGCTCGATCGATGAGTGAGGCCGTCCTCTTCGCCGAGGAGTACGCCCCAGAGCACCTCTCGATCCTCGCCGAGGACGACGAGGAACTGCTCGACCGCATCCCGTCTGCCGGCTCCGCGTTCCTCGGTCCCTACAGCCCCGTCGCCGCGGGCGACTACGCCAGCGGCCCGAATCACGTCCTCCCGACCGGCGGCGGCGCCCGCGTCGTCGGTGGGCTCTCCGTCGACACCTTCCTCCGGTCGACGACGGTCCAGCGCATCTCCGAAGACGGTCTCGCCGACCTCAGCGACACCATCACCACGCTCGCCGAGGCCGAGGGCCTCGAAGCCCACGCCGAGAGCGTCCGCAAGCGCTTCGAGGAGTAG